Proteins found in one Alicyclobacillus cycloheptanicus genomic segment:
- the rpsG gene encoding 30S ribosomal protein S7, with protein MPRKGPVPKREVMPDPIYGNRMVTRLINKVMLDGKKGVAQKIVYGAFDTIRERTGKDPMEVFEAALRNIMPVLEVKARRVGGSNYQVPVEVRNERKVTLGIRWLVNYARLRGEQTMEQKLANELLDAANNTGGAVKKKEDTHRMAEANKAFAHYRW; from the coding sequence ATGCCAAGAAAAGGACCAGTACCAAAACGGGAAGTCATGCCTGACCCGATTTACGGGAACCGTATGGTCACTCGTTTGATCAACAAAGTGATGCTGGATGGCAAGAAGGGTGTCGCGCAGAAGATTGTGTACGGCGCGTTTGATACCATTCGCGAGCGTACGGGCAAAGACCCCATGGAAGTGTTCGAGGCGGCGCTCCGCAACATTATGCCGGTGCTGGAGGTCAAGGCGCGCCGAGTGGGTGGTTCCAACTACCAGGTCCCTGTCGAAGTTCGCAACGAACGGAAGGTGACTCTCGGCATTCGCTGGCTGGTGAACTACGCCCGGCTGCGCGGTGAGCAGACGATGGAACAAAAGCTCGCCAATGAGCTGCTGGACGCTGCGAACAACACGGGCGGCGCCGTGAAGAAGAAGGAAGACACGCACCGCATGGCTGAGGCCAACAAGGCGTTCGCCCACTACCGCTGGTAG
- the fusA gene encoding elongation factor G yields the protein MPREFSLEKTRNIGIIAHIDAGKTTTTERILFYTGRVHKIGEVHDGAATMDWMVQEQERGITITSAATTAQWKGHRINIIDTPGHVDFTVEVERSLRVLDGACGVFDAKGGVEPQSETVWRQADKYHVPRIAYVNKMDIIGADFLSCVEQMRTRLGAKAVPIQLPIGAEDTFVGMIDLVENKAIIYTDDLGTTSEARDIPEDMKEMAEKYRTELIEAAAEVDEELMMKYLEGEEITVPELKAAIRKGTCNVELFPVLCGSSYRNKGVQPMLDAVVDYLPSPLDVPSIKGVTMDGEAIERHSSDDEPFAALAFKIMTDPFVGKLAFFRVYSGTISSGSYVMNSTKGKRERIGRILQMHANHREEIDTVYAGDIAAAVGLKDTTTGDTLCDDKNMVILESMEFPDPVIDVAIEPKTKADQDKMGIALAKLAEEDPTFRTHTNQETGQTIISGMGELHLEIIVDRLQREFKVDCNVGRPQVAYKETITQRVEQEGKFVRQSGGRGQYGHVKIILEPLERGAGYVFENKIVGGVVPKEYIPAVDEGIQEALQNGVVAGYPMIDVKATIIDGSYHDVDSSEMAFKIAGSMALKAGAAKAGPVLLEPIMRVEVTVPEEYMGDIMGDINSRRGRVEGMDRRGNAQVIRGFVPLSEMFGYSTSLRSRTQGRGTYSMEFYSYEEVPKSIAQEIIAKNKGE from the coding sequence TTGCCGCGTGAATTTTCTCTAGAGAAGACGCGAAACATCGGGATCATTGCGCACATCGATGCCGGGAAAACCACCACGACAGAGCGCATCCTGTTTTACACGGGCCGCGTTCACAAGATTGGTGAAGTGCACGATGGCGCTGCAACGATGGACTGGATGGTCCAGGAGCAGGAACGCGGCATCACGATCACGTCGGCCGCGACGACTGCGCAGTGGAAGGGCCATCGTATCAATATCATTGATACGCCGGGCCACGTAGACTTCACGGTCGAGGTGGAACGGTCGCTTCGCGTTCTCGATGGCGCCTGCGGCGTGTTTGATGCCAAAGGCGGCGTGGAGCCTCAGTCCGAGACGGTGTGGCGTCAAGCGGACAAGTACCACGTCCCTCGTATTGCGTACGTGAACAAGATGGACATCATCGGGGCCGACTTCTTGTCCTGCGTGGAGCAGATGCGTACGCGCCTCGGTGCCAAGGCGGTTCCGATTCAGTTGCCAATCGGCGCGGAAGACACCTTTGTCGGGATGATTGACCTTGTGGAGAACAAGGCCATCATCTATACGGATGACCTCGGGACCACGTCGGAAGCTCGGGACATTCCGGAAGACATGAAGGAAATGGCGGAAAAATACCGCACGGAACTCATTGAGGCTGCCGCGGAAGTGGACGAGGAACTGATGATGAAGTACCTGGAAGGGGAAGAAATCACCGTTCCTGAACTGAAAGCCGCGATCCGGAAGGGCACCTGCAATGTGGAACTGTTCCCGGTGCTGTGCGGTTCGTCCTACCGCAACAAAGGTGTTCAGCCGATGCTGGACGCTGTGGTGGACTACCTGCCGTCTCCGCTGGACGTTCCGTCCATTAAGGGTGTGACGATGGACGGCGAGGCGATCGAACGTCACTCCAGTGATGACGAGCCGTTCGCGGCGTTGGCTTTCAAAATCATGACCGACCCGTTCGTGGGTAAGCTGGCGTTCTTCCGGGTCTACTCCGGAACCATCTCCAGTGGGTCGTATGTGATGAACTCGACGAAGGGCAAGCGTGAACGCATTGGACGTATCCTGCAGATGCACGCGAACCACCGCGAGGAAATCGACACCGTGTATGCCGGGGACATTGCGGCTGCGGTGGGGCTGAAAGACACCACAACGGGTGACACCTTGTGTGACGACAAGAACATGGTCATCCTGGAGTCGATGGAATTCCCAGACCCCGTGATTGACGTCGCGATCGAGCCGAAGACCAAGGCCGACCAGGACAAGATGGGCATTGCGCTCGCGAAACTGGCGGAAGAAGATCCGACGTTCCGGACGCACACCAACCAGGAGACGGGACAGACCATCATCTCCGGTATGGGCGAGCTGCACTTGGAGATTATCGTCGACCGTCTGCAGCGCGAGTTCAAGGTCGACTGCAATGTGGGCCGTCCGCAGGTTGCGTACAAGGAAACGATTACCCAGCGTGTCGAGCAGGAAGGCAAGTTCGTTCGTCAGTCGGGTGGACGTGGTCAGTACGGCCATGTCAAAATCATCCTGGAACCGCTGGAACGCGGTGCTGGCTATGTCTTTGAAAACAAGATTGTCGGCGGTGTCGTTCCGAAGGAATACATTCCTGCGGTTGACGAAGGGATTCAGGAAGCGCTGCAGAATGGTGTGGTTGCTGGATACCCGATGATCGACGTGAAGGCGACCATCATCGACGGTTCGTACCATGATGTGGACTCCTCGGAAATGGCCTTCAAAATCGCGGGTTCGATGGCCTTGAAGGCTGGTGCCGCGAAGGCTGGGCCGGTGCTGCTCGAGCCCATCATGCGCGTCGAGGTCACAGTCCCCGAAGAATACATGGGGGACATCATGGGAGATATCAACTCCCGGCGCGGGCGTGTCGAAGGGATGGATCGGCGCGGAAATGCGCAGGTCATTCGCGGCTTCGTTCCGCTGTCCGAGATGTTTGGTTATTCGACGAGCCTGCGGTCTCGTACACAAGGGCGCGGCACCTATTCCATGGAGTTCTACAGCTACGAGGAAGTGCCGAAGTCGATCGCGCAAGAAATCATCGCCAAGAACAAAGGCGAGTAA
- the tuf gene encoding elongation factor Tu, which translates to MAKAKFDRSKPHVNVGTIGHVDHGKTTLTAAITTIQASKGKAQAQKYDEIDKAPEERERGITINTAHVEYETDARHYAHVDCPGHADYVKNMITGAAQMDGAILVVSAADGPMPQTREHILLARQVGVPYIVVFLNKCDMVDDEELLELVEMEVRELLSEYEFPGDDIPVIRGSALKALEGDPNWTKAIDELMDAVDNYIPTPERDIDKPFLMPVEDVFTITGRGTVATGRVERGSLKVGDEVEIVGLAEESRKTVATGIEMFRKLLDAAQAGDNIGALLRGVERKDVERGQVLVKPGSIKPHTAFKAEVYVLTKEEGGRHTPFFNGYRPQFYFRTTDVTGVVKLPEGTEMVMPGDNVTMDVELIAPIALEEGTRFAIREGGRTVGAGVVSQISK; encoded by the coding sequence ATGGCAAAGGCGAAATTTGATCGCAGCAAACCGCACGTGAATGTTGGCACGATTGGTCACGTTGACCACGGCAAGACCACGTTGACTGCTGCCATTACCACCATCCAGGCTTCGAAGGGTAAGGCGCAGGCGCAGAAGTACGATGAAATTGACAAGGCTCCGGAAGAGCGCGAGCGCGGTATTACGATTAATACAGCGCACGTGGAATACGAGACGGATGCTCGTCACTACGCCCACGTTGACTGCCCGGGCCATGCTGACTATGTCAAGAACATGATCACCGGTGCTGCCCAGATGGACGGTGCGATTTTGGTTGTGTCTGCGGCAGATGGTCCGATGCCACAAACCCGTGAGCACATCCTGCTTGCTCGTCAGGTCGGCGTTCCTTACATTGTTGTGTTCCTGAACAAGTGCGACATGGTCGACGACGAAGAACTGCTCGAACTCGTCGAAATGGAAGTCCGTGAACTGTTGTCCGAGTATGAATTCCCGGGCGACGACATCCCGGTCATCCGCGGTTCCGCGTTGAAGGCGCTCGAAGGCGACCCGAACTGGACCAAGGCGATCGACGAACTGATGGATGCGGTTGACAACTACATTCCGACGCCGGAGCGCGACATTGACAAGCCGTTCCTGATGCCGGTCGAAGACGTGTTCACGATTACGGGCCGTGGTACAGTCGCAACGGGTCGTGTGGAACGCGGTTCGTTGAAGGTTGGCGACGAAGTCGAGATCGTCGGTTTGGCAGAAGAGAGCCGCAAGACGGTCGCGACCGGTATCGAGATGTTCCGCAAGCTGCTCGATGCTGCGCAGGCTGGCGACAATATCGGTGCGCTGCTCCGCGGCGTGGAGCGTAAGGATGTGGAGCGTGGCCAGGTGTTGGTGAAGCCGGGCTCCATCAAGCCGCACACCGCCTTCAAGGCTGAGGTGTACGTCTTGACGAAAGAGGAAGGTGGACGCCATACACCGTTCTTCAACGGCTACCGTCCGCAGTTCTACTTCCGCACCACCGACGTGACGGGCGTTGTGAAGCTGCCGGAAGGCACGGAAATGGTGATGCCTGGCGATAACGTGACGATGGACGTTGAGCTCATCGCCCCCATCGCCCTCGAGGAAGGGACGCGCTTCGCAATTCGTGAAGGCGGCCGTACCGTGGGCGCAGGCGTTGTCAGCCAGATCTCGAAGTAA
- the rpsJ gene encoding 30S ribosomal protein S10: MAKQKIRIRLKAYDHQILDQSSEKIVDTAKRSGAHVSGPIPLPTERTVYTILRAPHKYKDSREQFEMRTHKRLIDILNPTPQTVDALMRLDLPSGVDIEIKL, encoded by the coding sequence ATGGCGAAGCAGAAGATTCGGATCCGCTTGAAGGCGTACGATCATCAAATTCTTGATCAGTCCTCTGAGAAGATTGTCGATACCGCGAAGCGGTCTGGCGCACACGTGTCCGGTCCGATTCCGTTGCCGACGGAACGTACGGTCTACACGATTCTCCGTGCACCGCACAAGTACAAGGATTCGCGCGAGCAGTTTGAAATGCGGACACACAAGCGTTTGATCGACATTCTCAATCCGACGCCTCAGACTGTGGATGCACTGATGCGGCTCGATCTGCCGTCTGGCGTGGATATTGAAATTAAATTGTAA
- the rplC gene encoding 50S ribosomal protein L3 produces MKGILGRKLGMTQVFTEDGTVIPVTVIEAGPCVVLQKKEVASDGYEAVQLGFADKKPKRATKAEQGHAQKANTAPKRYVRELRGVDLSQYEVGQLLGADVFAEGEIVDVIGTSKGKGYAGPIKRHNQHRGPMAHGSKYHRGVGSLGSIAANRVFKGQTMAGRMGGARTTVQNLVVVRVDAERNLLLVKGAIPGPKNAFVTVRTAKKA; encoded by the coding sequence ATGAAAGGCATCTTGGGGCGCAAGTTGGGTATGACACAGGTGTTTACGGAAGACGGCACCGTTATTCCGGTCACTGTGATAGAAGCAGGCCCCTGCGTCGTTCTTCAAAAGAAAGAAGTGGCCTCTGATGGGTATGAGGCTGTTCAATTAGGGTTTGCGGACAAGAAGCCGAAGCGGGCCACCAAGGCTGAACAGGGACATGCGCAAAAGGCGAACACGGCACCGAAGCGGTACGTTCGCGAACTGCGCGGTGTAGACCTGTCGCAGTATGAGGTGGGCCAGCTGCTGGGCGCAGATGTGTTCGCGGAAGGCGAAATTGTAGACGTCATTGGTACGTCGAAGGGCAAAGGTTACGCCGGCCCCATCAAGCGGCACAACCAGCATCGCGGTCCGATGGCACACGGTTCCAAATACCATCGTGGTGTCGGCTCGCTGGGTTCGATTGCGGCAAACCGCGTGTTCAAAGGTCAAACAATGGCTGGGCGCATGGGCGGCGCGCGTACGACGGTTCAGAACCTGGTGGTCGTGCGGGTGGACGCGGAGCGCAACCTGTTGTTGGTGAAGGGTGCAATTCCTGGGCCCAAAAACGCCTTTGTGACCGTTCGTACGGCGAAGAAGGCGTAA
- the rplD gene encoding 50S ribosomal protein L4, producing the protein MPKVAVFNVNGDQVGEIELDERLFGAPVRPDLMHQVVLMYLAGQRQGTHDVKGRSEVRGGGRKPWRQKGTGRARQGSTRAPQWTGGGVVFGPTPRSHKFRIPKKVRRLALYSALSSKVDDGKLLVLENLELPEAKTKHVAALLKRFSLEKALIVDAQPQDDAARSTRNIPGVKYVGANGVNVYDVLRHDTLVLTKDAIAKVQEVFA; encoded by the coding sequence ATGCCGAAAGTGGCTGTATTCAATGTGAATGGCGACCAGGTGGGTGAAATCGAACTGGATGAACGGCTGTTTGGTGCGCCGGTGCGTCCGGATTTAATGCACCAGGTGGTCCTGATGTACCTGGCAGGACAGCGTCAGGGCACCCACGATGTGAAGGGTCGTTCGGAAGTGCGCGGTGGTGGACGGAAACCATGGCGCCAGAAAGGAACGGGCCGCGCGCGTCAGGGCAGCACGCGTGCGCCGCAGTGGACGGGCGGTGGCGTGGTCTTTGGTCCGACGCCTCGGTCCCATAAGTTCCGCATCCCGAAGAAAGTTCGCCGCTTAGCGCTGTACAGCGCGCTGTCGTCGAAGGTGGATGACGGGAAGCTGCTTGTGCTGGAAAACCTCGAGCTGCCGGAAGCCAAGACGAAACACGTGGCGGCGTTGTTAAAACGGTTTTCGCTCGAGAAGGCTCTGATTGTGGACGCACAGCCGCAAGATGATGCTGCGCGTTCGACGCGCAATATTCCTGGCGTGAAATACGTGGGGGCCAATGGTGTCAACGTATACGATGTGCTGCGTCACGACACGCTGGTGCTGACCAAGGACGCCATTGCCAAGGTGCAGGAGGTGTTCGCCTGA
- the rplW gene encoding 50S ribosomal protein L23, translated as MMDPRDLIKRPVITEKSTSLMENHQYVFEVDKRANKTEIRQAVEKLFGVKVEKVNTMIVPAKKKRVGRNVGYTSEWKKAIVKLTPDSKAIEIFEGA; from the coding sequence CTGATGGATCCGCGGGATCTGATTAAGCGGCCGGTCATTACCGAGAAGTCCACGAGCCTGATGGAAAATCATCAGTACGTGTTCGAAGTCGACAAGCGGGCCAACAAGACCGAGATCCGCCAGGCGGTTGAAAAACTGTTTGGCGTCAAGGTGGAGAAGGTCAATACGATGATTGTTCCGGCGAAGAAGAAGCGGGTCGGCCGAAACGTCGGATATACATCCGAGTGGAAGAAGGCCATCGTGAAGCTGACGCCGGATTCGAAAGCCATCGAAATCTTCGAAGGCGCCTGA
- the rplB gene encoding 50S ribosomal protein L2: MGIKKYRPTSPGRRFMSVSTFEELTTDQPEKSLLAPLKKRAGRNHQGKITVRHHGGGHKRQYRIIDFKRNKDGVPAKVATIEYDPNRSARIMLLHYADGEKRYILGVHGLKVGDVVVSGPDVDIKPGNALPLANIPVGTVIHNVELKPGKGGQMVRSAGASAQLMAKEGNYAQVRLGSGEVRLVRLECRATIGQVGNLDHENINIGKAGRSRWLGKRPTVRGVVMNPVDHPHGGGEGRAPVGRKSPMSPWGKPTLGKKTRKKNHPTDKYIVRRRKK; the protein is encoded by the coding sequence GTGGGCATCAAAAAGTATCGCCCAACTTCACCGGGACGGCGATTTATGTCGGTGTCGACTTTTGAAGAGTTGACCACTGATCAACCCGAGAAGTCACTGCTGGCACCGCTCAAGAAGCGGGCTGGCCGAAACCACCAGGGCAAGATTACGGTGCGCCATCACGGCGGCGGCCACAAGCGGCAGTATCGCATTATTGATTTCAAGCGCAATAAGGACGGGGTTCCGGCGAAGGTTGCAACCATTGAGTACGATCCGAACCGGTCAGCGCGCATCATGCTTCTGCATTATGCGGACGGCGAAAAGCGTTACATTCTCGGGGTGCACGGGCTGAAAGTGGGGGACGTCGTCGTCTCGGGTCCGGATGTGGACATTAAACCAGGCAACGCGCTTCCGCTCGCGAACATTCCGGTCGGTACCGTGATCCACAATGTCGAGTTGAAACCTGGCAAGGGTGGACAGATGGTTCGCTCGGCTGGCGCGTCGGCGCAGTTGATGGCGAAGGAAGGCAACTACGCGCAGGTCCGCCTCGGTTCTGGCGAAGTTCGTTTGGTCCGCCTCGAGTGCCGCGCGACCATTGGTCAGGTCGGCAACCTCGACCACGAGAACATCAACATCGGTAAGGCGGGACGCTCCCGCTGGCTGGGCAAGCGTCCGACGGTCCGCGGTGTCGTCATGAACCCGGTGGACCACCCGCACGGCGGTGGCGAAGGGCGTGCGCCAGTCGGCCGCAAGTCGCCGATGTCTCCGTGGGGCAAGCCAACCCTCGGCAAGAAGACGCGGAAGAAGAATCATCCGACCGACAAGTACATTGTGCGTCGTCGGAAGAAGTAA
- the rpsS gene encoding 30S ribosomal protein S19: MGRSLKKGPFCDDYLMKKVEAMNASGEKRVIKTWSRRSTIFPQFVGHTFGVHDGRKHVPVYVSEDMVGHKLGEFAPTRTFKGHAGDEKASRSR, translated from the coding sequence ATGGGTCGCTCTTTAAAGAAAGGACCATTTTGCGACGATTACCTGATGAAAAAGGTAGAAGCAATGAATGCGAGTGGAGAGAAGCGCGTGATCAAGACGTGGTCGCGCCGCTCGACCATCTTCCCGCAGTTTGTTGGACATACATTCGGTGTGCATGACGGACGAAAGCATGTTCCGGTCTATGTCAGCGAAGATATGGTCGGTCACAAGCTTGGCGAGTTCGCTCCGACCCGTACGTTCAAGGGTCACGCGGGCGACGAAAAAGCTTCGAGATCCCGCTAA
- the rplV gene encoding 50S ribosomal protein L22 — protein sequence MEATQARAVARYIRIAPRKVRLVVDLIRGKRVGEALAILKFTPRGASPVVEKVLRSAVANAENNHNLDVDNLFVKEVFVDQGPTLKRFHPRAQGRAYSVFKRTSHITVVVAEKKEG from the coding sequence ATGGAAGCGACGCAAGCGCGCGCCGTGGCCAGGTACATCCGAATCGCACCGCGCAAAGTGCGGCTCGTAGTGGACCTGATCCGCGGAAAGCGGGTTGGAGAGGCGCTGGCGATTCTGAAGTTCACGCCACGCGGCGCTTCTCCGGTGGTTGAGAAAGTACTGCGCTCCGCGGTTGCGAATGCGGAGAACAACCACAACCTGGACGTTGACAATTTGTTTGTGAAAGAGGTCTTTGTTGACCAGGGACCGACGTTGAAGAGATTCCACCCTCGTGCACAGGGACGGGCATACAGCGTTTTCAAGCGCACGAGTCACATTACGGTGGTTGTTGCCGAAAAGAAGGAGGGATAA
- the rpsC gene encoding 30S ribosomal protein S3 has product MGQKVNPVGLRIGIIRDWESRWFANKKDYQDLLHEDLKIRQYVFRRLKDAAVASVDIDRAATRINITIHTAKPGMVIGKGGTEVDALRNELNALTGKRVHISISEIKNPDLSAKLVADNIAAQLARRVSFRRAMKQAIQRSLRNGAKGIRVQVSGRLGGAEIARTEGYSEGTVPLHTLRADIDYALSEAHTTYGRIGVKVWIYRGEILPKRARKGVEEGSN; this is encoded by the coding sequence ATGGGTCAAAAGGTAAATCCTGTTGGACTGCGTATCGGTATCATTCGAGATTGGGAGTCCCGCTGGTTTGCGAACAAGAAAGACTATCAGGACCTGCTGCATGAAGACCTGAAAATCCGCCAGTACGTGTTCCGGCGGCTGAAGGACGCTGCGGTTGCGTCTGTGGACATCGACCGGGCTGCCACGCGGATCAACATCACGATTCATACGGCGAAGCCAGGCATGGTCATCGGGAAGGGCGGTACGGAGGTCGACGCGCTTCGCAACGAACTGAATGCCTTGACTGGGAAACGGGTGCACATTTCCATTTCGGAAATCAAGAATCCTGACCTTTCCGCGAAACTGGTGGCCGACAACATTGCTGCCCAGCTCGCTCGCCGCGTGTCGTTCCGCCGGGCCATGAAGCAGGCGATTCAGCGTTCGCTGCGCAACGGCGCGAAGGGCATTCGCGTACAGGTTTCCGGGCGCTTGGGCGGCGCGGAAATTGCCCGCACCGAGGGGTACTCGGAAGGCACGGTTCCACTGCACACGCTGCGCGCGGATATCGATTACGCGTTGTCTGAGGCGCACACGACTTATGGACGCATCGGTGTGAAGGTCTGGATTTACAGGGGCGAAATCCTGCCAAAACGGGCCCGGAAAGGCGTCGAAGAAGGGAGCAACTAA
- the rplP gene encoding 50S ribosomal protein L16 gives MLMPKRVKHRKEHRGRMTGQSKGGNEVTFGEYGLQALEPAWVTNRQIEAARIAMTRYIRRGGKVWIKIFPSKPVTQKPAETRMGSGKGSPEKWVAVVKPGRILFELAGVNEEIAREAMRLAAHKLPIKTKFVVRDEVGGEADES, from the coding sequence ATGTTGATGCCAAAGCGTGTCAAACACCGCAAGGAACACCGCGGCCGGATGACAGGGCAGTCCAAAGGCGGCAACGAGGTCACCTTCGGCGAGTACGGACTGCAAGCTCTGGAGCCAGCTTGGGTGACCAACCGTCAGATTGAAGCGGCCCGTATCGCGATGACGCGTTACATCCGCCGCGGCGGTAAAGTGTGGATTAAGATTTTTCCGAGCAAGCCTGTGACTCAGAAACCGGCTGAGACCCGTATGGGAAGCGGTAAAGGTTCTCCGGAGAAGTGGGTTGCAGTTGTCAAGCCGGGCCGTATCTTGTTTGAATTGGCCGGCGTAAATGAGGAAATTGCGCGCGAGGCAATGCGCTTGGCCGCACACAAACTTCCGATCAAGACGAAGTTTGTAGTCCGTGACGAAGTGGGTGGTGAGGCTGATGAAAGCTAA
- the rpmC gene encoding 50S ribosomal protein L29, with the protein MKANELRELSNEEIEGRIDQLKDELFNLRFQLATGQLENPMRIGQVRKDIARAKTILRQRELGIG; encoded by the coding sequence ATGAAAGCTAACGAACTTCGTGAGTTGTCCAACGAGGAAATCGAAGGCCGCATCGACCAGCTGAAGGACGAACTGTTCAACCTCCGGTTCCAACTCGCGACGGGTCAGCTTGAGAATCCGATGCGAATTGGCCAGGTTCGGAAGGACATTGCCCGGGCGAAGACGATTTTGAGACAGCGCGAACTGGGCATCGGCTAA
- the rpsQ gene encoding 30S ribosomal protein S17, which translates to MERNYRKVRVGKVVSDKMDKTIVVAVEEYVKHPLYGKTMRRTTKFKAHDENNEAKMGDTVRIMETRPLSKEKRWRLVEIVEKAVVI; encoded by the coding sequence ATGGAGCGTAACTATCGGAAGGTCCGGGTCGGTAAAGTGGTCAGCGACAAGATGGATAAAACCATCGTGGTGGCTGTTGAGGAGTACGTGAAGCATCCGTTGTATGGAAAGACCATGCGCCGGACAACCAAGTTCAAGGCGCACGACGAAAACAACGAAGCCAAGATGGGCGATACGGTTCGCATCATGGAGACCCGTCCGCTCAGCAAGGAGAAGCGCTGGCGGCTGGTGGAAATCGTTGAGAAAGCTGTTGTGATTTAA
- the rplN gene encoding 50S ribosomal protein L14 gives MIQPQTRLVVADNTGAKEIMCFRVLGGSNRKTANIGDVIVASVKSATPGGVVKKGDVVKAVIVRTKRGVRRTDGSYIRFDENAAVIIREDKSPRGTRIFGPVARELRDREFMKIISLAPEVL, from the coding sequence ATGATTCAACCGCAAACGAGACTTGTGGTGGCTGACAACACGGGCGCGAAGGAGATTATGTGCTTCCGCGTGCTGGGCGGCTCGAACCGCAAGACAGCAAACATTGGCGATGTCATTGTCGCTTCTGTGAAGAGTGCAACACCCGGCGGCGTTGTCAAGAAGGGCGACGTTGTGAAGGCGGTCATTGTGCGTACGAAGCGCGGGGTTCGTCGTACCGATGGGTCGTACATCCGCTTTGATGAAAATGCTGCGGTGATTATCCGCGAAGACAAGAGCCCGCGAGGGACGCGTATTTTTGGACCCGTTGCGCGCGAGCTGCGCGACCGTGAGTTCATGAAAATTATCTCCCTGGCGCCTGAAGTTCTGTAA
- the rplX gene encoding 50S ribosomal protein L24, whose protein sequence is MPKLHVKKGDKVVVIAGKDKTKTGRVLAVYPKEQRVLVEGVNIVKRHTKPSMAYQEGGIIEKEAPVHVSNVQLVDPKTGAPTRIGYKVLEDGKKVRYAKKSGEVIDE, encoded by the coding sequence GTGCCGAAACTTCATGTGAAAAAGGGCGACAAGGTCGTCGTGATCGCAGGAAAAGACAAGACGAAGACGGGCCGGGTGCTGGCTGTCTATCCGAAGGAGCAGCGTGTGCTGGTAGAAGGTGTGAACATCGTGAAACGTCACACCAAGCCGAGCATGGCTTACCAGGAGGGCGGCATTATCGAGAAAGAGGCGCCTGTGCATGTGTCCAATGTGCAACTGGTTGATCCGAAGACGGGAGCGCCGACACGGATTGGATACAAGGTTTTGGAAGATGGAAAGAAAGTACGGTATGCCAAAAAGTCTGGCGAAGTGATTGACGAGTAG
- the rplE gene encoding 50S ribosomal protein L5 produces the protein MSRLRELYEGTVAKELMNKFQYKSVMQVPRIEKVVINMGLGEATQNPKVIDSALEDLTLIAGQKPVVTRAKKSIAQFRVRQGMPIGVKVTLRGERMYHFLDKLMNVALPRVRDFRGVSPRAFDGRGNYTLGLREQLIFPEIDYDKVDKVRGMEVVVVTTARSDEEARALLSALGMPFRQA, from the coding sequence GTGTCCCGCTTACGTGAATTGTACGAAGGAACCGTCGCGAAAGAGCTCATGAACAAGTTTCAATATAAATCCGTGATGCAGGTTCCGCGAATCGAGAAAGTTGTCATTAACATGGGGCTCGGCGAGGCCACGCAGAATCCAAAGGTCATTGACTCCGCGTTGGAAGACCTGACGTTGATTGCAGGTCAAAAGCCTGTTGTCACGCGCGCGAAGAAGTCGATTGCACAATTCCGCGTGCGCCAGGGAATGCCGATTGGTGTAAAAGTGACACTTCGCGGCGAGCGGATGTATCACTTCCTGGATAAGCTGATGAATGTCGCGCTGCCGCGCGTTCGTGACTTCCGCGGGGTTTCGCCTCGCGCGTTCGACGGACGTGGCAACTACACCTTGGGCCTGCGCGAACAGTTGATTTTTCCGGAAATCGACTACGACAAGGTAGACAAGGTGCGTGGCATGGAAGTCGTCGTGGTGACCACGGCGCGGTCTGACGAGGAAGCACGGGCGCTGTTGTCGGCGCTTGGCATGCCGTTCCGCCAGGCTTGA
- a CDS encoding type Z 30S ribosomal protein S14, with protein MAKKSMIAKAQRKPKFSTQAYTRCRICGRPHSVLRKFGICRICFRELAYKGQLPGVKKASW; from the coding sequence ATGGCGAAAAAATCCATGATCGCGAAAGCCCAGCGGAAACCGAAGTTCAGCACACAAGCCTATACGCGCTGCCGCATCTGTGGTCGCCCGCATTCGGTGCTGCGCAAGTTCGGTATCTGCCGCATTTGTTTTCGCGAACTGGCCTATAAGGGCCAATTGCCGGGCGTGAAGAAGGCGAGCTGGTAA